One segment of Pyricularia oryzae 70-15 chromosome 3, whole genome shotgun sequence DNA contains the following:
- a CDS encoding levanase has translation MKFTFVSSALLALVSSAAAQAPPVPQPLTADWLLNKAGNNSLFTRWRPRSHFIAPSGWMNDPCGAVHDPATDTYHLHYQFHPNHVGWGNVSWGHAVSKDLFHWTDVGGWENDTAVSLAASHYKTSPLSVFTGTTQPVNLQGEHDGTLLTFLTGIHRLPTNWKIHYQNGTEVQALFTSKDAGLTWQEQGIAIPGPPEGWNVTGFRDPSFFPNPDLDAMRNVSEPHYYAVLGSGLKGPDVPAELPGAARPGYIGPRMPLYTAPASNLTDWKFLGALWEPAANSSLGNPDVTGSFGYNFEVSGLFELKANGSDDGAFFVTTGAEGGNTTRHVREQWAVWARGNLSPRANGSIELKPSSGGAVDWGLSYAQASFVDSRKGNQERRVMWGWANEDIEDDVELAVARTMGYAGAITLPTELFLMETRGVQKHDYVDGNEWIPDNGAFTAQTLGIRPLPDVIEKLKTGAALNTFDVATVTAGTPKKVSENVGDSYVLTATLAAPNGTAGIVIAQSPDNSEYTSIVYDAAAKTIGVRRDHSSSLVGIFSNYTHEGHFAPYKTAGGAAEDIKFTIVYDKSLLEVFVNDRFALTSRIYPVRTDSTALSFFTGAFGSDKKTDATETTVWKDVKLWMGLAKAWTERPDDSSSPLHWDSAEQTNNYTWWNGW, from the coding sequence ATGAAATTCACATTTGTGTCATCGGCGCTTCTGGCGCTCGtctcctccgccgccgctcaAGCCCCTCCGGTGCCCCAGCCGTTAACTGCGGACTGGCTGCTGAATAAGGCGGGCAACAACAGCTTGTTCACACGATGGAGGCCTCGCTCGCACTTCATTGCGCCCTCGGGCTGGATGAACGACCCTTGCGGTGCCGTCCACGACCCGGCCACCGACACGTACCACCTTCACTACCAATTCCACCCCAACCACGTCGGCTGGGGTAACGTTTCGTGGGGCCACGCCGTTTCCAAGGATCTCTTCCACTGGACTGACGTCGGGGGGTGGGAAAACGACACCGCCGTCTCACTCGCTGCATCCCACTACAAGACCTCGCCCTTGTCCGTGTTTACCGGAACCACACAGCCGGTAAACCTTCAGGGCGAGCACGACGGAACCCTTTTGACCTTCCTGACCGGTATTCACCGCCTGCCCACCAACTGGAAAATTCACTACCAAAATGGCACCGAGGTTCAGGCTCTTTTCACTAGCAAGGACGCCGGCCTCACCTGGCAGGAGCAAGGCATCGCGATTCCCGGCCCTCCCGAGGGTTGGAACGTCACGGGCTTCCGCGACCCTTCCTTTTTCCCCAACCCGGACCTGGACGCCATGCGCAACGTCTCGGAACCACACTACTACGCCGTGCTGGGCTCGGGCCTCAAGGGCCCCGACGTCCCCGCCGAGCTCCCCGGTGCCGCCCGCCCGGGGTACATCGGCCCGCGCATGCCGCTTTACACAGCTCCGGCATCCAACCTCACCGATTGGAAGTTTCTCGGCGCTCTCTGGGAACCCGCCGCCAACTCCAGCTTGGGCAACCCCGACGTCACGGGCTCCTTTGGCTACAACTTTGAGGTCAGCGGCCTGTTCGAGCTCAAGGCCAACGGCAGCGACGACGGCGCCTTTTTCGTGACCACTGGAGCCGAGGGTGGCAACACCACGCGCCACGTGCGCGAGCAGTGGGCCGTCTGGGCGCGCGGTAACCTCTCGCCGCGCGCCAACGGCAGCATCGAGCTGAAGCCCTCGTCCGGCGGCGCCGTGGACTGGGGTCTGTCGTACGCCCAGGCCTCGTTCGTCGACTCGCGCAAGGGCAACCAGGAAAGGCGGGTCATGTGGGGCTGGGCCAACGAGGACATCGAGGACGACGTGGAGCTCGCCGTCGCCAGGACCATGGGCTACGCCGGTGCCATTACCCTGCCCACGGAGCTCTTCCTCATGGAGACTCGGGGCGTGCAGAAGCACGACTACGTCGACGGCAACGAGTGGATCCCCGACAATGGCGCCTTTACCGCCCAGACTCTGGGGATCAGGCCGCTGCCCGACGTTATAGAGAAGCtcaagacgggcgccgccctcAACACCTTTGACGTCGCcaccgtcacggccggcACGCCCAAGAAGGTCTCGGAGAACGTCGGCGACTCGTACGTCCTGACCGCGACCCTGGCCGCCCCCAACGGCACCGCGGGCATCGTTATCGCTCAGAGCCCCGACAACTCCGAGTACACCAGCATCGTTTACGACGCTGCGGCCAAGACGATCGGCGTGCGCCGCGACCACAGCAGCTCGCTCGTCGGCATTTTTAGCAACTACACGCACGAGGGACACTTTGCCCCTTACAAGACCGCGGGCGGCGCGGCCGAGGACATCAAGTTCACCATCGTCTACGACAAGTCGCTGCTCGAGGTCTTTGTCAACGACCGCTTCGCCCTCACCAGCCGCATCTACCCAGTGCGCACCGACAGCACCGCCCTCAGCTTCTTCACCGGCGCCTTTGGGTCGGACAAGAAGACGGATGCGACCGAGACGACCGTCTGGAAGGACGTCAAGCTCTGGATGGGACTGGCCAAGGCCTGGACCGAGCGCCCCGACGACTCGAGCTCGCCGCTGCACTGGGACAGTGCTGAGCAGACCAACAACTACACCTGGTGGAACGGATGGTAA